Proteins from a genomic interval of Coffea eugenioides isolate CCC68of unplaced genomic scaffold, Ceug_1.0 ScVebR1_900;HRSCAF=1656, whole genome shotgun sequence:
- the LOC113759080 gene encoding uncharacterized protein LOC113759080, giving the protein MAKKYAIESFDAMLRDILDCDTIFGGKIIVFGGDFRQTLPVVRRGQKEDYISASLVNSYIWPHLQKMHLTKNMRARLDPQFSDFLFRIGNGTEPTFGDSKIQLPLSILIPFVNDVVSLNQLISVVYPSLNDFIHNSSSVTNRAILTTTNDFVHDVNNLLIQRFPGQETRYMSFDETLDPSKQADHGDFLNTIQPPGLPPHELILKPCCPIILLRNLNPAQVTINKSQGQTLDFVGIYLKEPVFSHGQLYVAMSRARTGEKLKILLRPVVLECIADSSTRNIVYEEIFAAATAT; this is encoded by the exons ATGGCTAAAAAATATGCAATTGAATCATTTGATGCAATGCTTCGTGATATTCTAGATTGTGATACTATATTTGGTGGCAAAATCATTGTCTTTGGTGGAGATTTTCGACAAACTCTCCCTGTTGTTCGAAGAGGTCAGAAAGAGGATTATATATCTGCATCACTTGTCAACTCTTACATCTGGCCTCATTTACAAAAAATGCATCTAACTAAAAATATGAGAGCTAGATTGGATCCTCAGTTTTCTGATTTTTTGTTCAGAATTGGGAATGGGACAGAACCAACATTTGGAGACAGCAAAATTCAACTGCCACTATCTATCCTGATTCCTTTCGTGAATGATGTTGTTTCCCTCAATCAGTTAATAAGTGTTGTCTATCCATCACTCAATGATTTCATTCACAATAGCTCAAGTGTCACCAATAGAGCCATTCTTACTACAACAAACGACTTTGTCCATGATGTAAATAACCTTTTGATTCAAAGATTTCCTggtcaagaaacaagatacaTGAGTTTTGATGAAACACTTGATCCCTCAAAGCAAGCTGATCACGGAGATTTTCTGAACACTATCCAACCACCAGGATTGCCACCTCACGAGTTAATCCTAAAACCTTGTTGTCCTATAATTCTTCTCAGAAATTTGAATCCCGCCCAAG TGACTATTAACAAATCACAGGGGCAGACACTTGATTTTGTTGGAATATATTTAAAAGAACCAGTCTTTTCGCATGGCCAGTTGTATGTTGCAATGTCAAGGGCAAGAACTGGAGAAAAACTAAAGATACTTCTAAGACCAGTTGTGCTTGAATGCATTGCAGATAGTAGTACACGAAACATTGTTTATGAAGAAATATTTGCAGCTGCAACTGCTACTTAA